A window of bacterium genomic DNA:
CACCGAAGGGGACATCGTCCTGAACTGTTTCAACTACCACCTGACCCCCGCCGGTGCCATGTTCGAGGAGGCAGCGGGCAACATGGAGTGCGCTGTGATCCCGGCTGGTATCGGCAACACCGAGATCCAGGTCAAGGAGGCAGCTCATTTCAAAGCCAACGTCTATGTGGGCCTGCCGTCCTATCTAACGGTTCTCATCGAAAAGGCCGCGGAGGTCGGCGTGACCATGGCCCTGGAAAAAGCGTTCGTTATTGCCGAAAAACTCCCCGAGAGCCTGCGCACCGAGTTCCAGAACAACCACGGGATCAAGGTTCGTCAAGGCTACGGAACTGCCGAGGTTGGTGCCATCGCCTACGAGTGCGAGGAGGGCAATGGTCTGCACTTCGATCCTTCAGTACTCCTGGAGATCCTCGACCCTGAAACCCATGACCCGGTCCAGTCCGGCGAAACCGGTGAGGTCATCGTGACAGTGATCAACCCCGTCAATACCCTCTTTCGTTTTGCCACCGGGGACCTTTCCTCGGCAGTGTACGATGAATGTCCATGCGGCCGAAAAAGCCCACGCCTTACCGGGATTCTCGGCAGGGTGGACCAGGTGATCAAGGTCCGGGGGCTGTTCGTACACCCGGGGCAGCTTGCCGGGGTCATAGCAGAATTCACCGAGGTGGATCGTTTCAGGGGCGTCATCACACGGGACCGGGCCATGGACGACCTGACCGTTGAGGTCCAGAGCAGCCAGAATCTGCCCACCGACACCCTTGAAGCTATTGGTAAGCGGATCAAGGATGTACTGAAGCTGGGGGTCGGAGTGGTTCAGGTCAAGACAGGAACGATCCCTGAGGACGCGGCACCCCTGGATGACCGGAGGAAGTGGGAATAATCGACGTACGTGAGTAAAGCGTACGTGCGTTTGTGCGAATTGGCCTGTTAATTGCCAATGAGCTTGTATGGTGAAACTGGCAATTGATTGCAGGGATCTTGATGTTTACCAAATCTCTATGGGAGCTGCCATGAAAGTTTATGAACTTTCAAAACAGCTCCCATATAGAGAACGTTTTCCCATGACAGATCAGATGACAAGATCATCCAGATCTGTGTGTGCTGACCTTTCAGAAGCATGGCGAAAAAGACGATACCCGAAAGCGTTCGTTGCGGCCATTAACATTGCGGAAGGTGAGGCCTCTGAAACTCGAGTATGGCTGGAATTCGCTTACAGATGCGGATATTTATCAAAGGATAATTTCGACCTTCTTGATGATCGGTTTGATTACATCTCTCGGGTGCTCCACCGTATGTCACGTTCTCCAGACAAGTGGATCAGTTATAGAATATGATTATTTCGCACGCACGCTCCACGCACGTACGCACACACGATGAAAAACATTCTACCCGATCTAGTAATGATCATACATCTACTCTGGGTCGCCTTCATGATCCTCGGGCTACCACTTGGTCTTTGGCTCCGATCCCCCACATTCCGCTGGATCCATTTCGGAGGAATGATGGCAACAGCGTTATTCGCAGCAACAGGGATGTACTGTCCTCTCACGGTATGGGAAGAAACCCTGCGATGGAAAACTGATCCCGGATTCACTTACGAGAGGTCGTTCCTGGCCAAGCACCTGTCATCCACCCTTTATCCACAGATCCAACCGTGGATCCTCAGGAGCGCCTCCGTTTTCTGGGGGGCTCTCACAGTTGTGACCATGATGGTGGTTAAACCTGTGAGGAAAGTGAAGAAGTGAGTGAGTGTGTGCGAAGATGAGTGAGTGCGCGATTAGTCCGTGCGGGCGGCATACTCAGCGCCCTGCAGGATGGCCTTTTCATTCAGGGGAATGAGTTTCTGGTTGCGGACCGGGATAACCGATTGAAGGGCCTGGCCAAGTTCCTCAGGTTTAATAGCACCGGAAAGCTGGGCATAGACACCCAGAGCCACCATGTTCGTCAGGCGGGAGTTTCCAAGCTCTATTGCAAGTTCACTCATGGGAACCTGATGGACATGGACTCCCTCCCTCGTGACATCCCCCATCTTCGCCAGAGAACTGTTTACAATGAGCAATCCCCCGTCTGCCACGACATCCTGGAACCTCAGCAGGGACGGCTGGTTCATGGCGATGACGCACCCGGGGCTGTCTACTATGGGAGATCCGATCTCCTCGTCAGAGATAACCACCGTGCAGCGGGCTGTCCCGCCTCGCATCTCGACACCGTAGGAGGGAAAGAAGGTAACGTTAAGCCCCTTCTCCATGGCCGCCTCAGCGAGAAGCTGCCCGGCCAGGAGGATCCCCTGACCGCCGAATCCGCTGATAAACACATCAAAGTACATCCTGATTATCTCCTGGTATTGGAGTATCGGGGTGTCGGTGGATCGGAGAATCCAACCATTTTACCGTTACCCCATATCCATTTTTTCAAGGGTACAAAGAATGGGTCAGATGCAAGGCCATCACGCCGATGGCGTGACTGAGGAAACCGGAGGTCCCGCCTGTGGCGGGATCGAGGCAACCTCCTAGCGATAATCCCGCCTTTGGCGGGACAGATGATCCGTTATTAGTACCCGCATAAACTAATTTCAGTCGACGACTTCCTTCTCTTTAAAAACCCCCAGGGGAAAATAAGGTATCAACTCATCCTGCAGCCGTTTGATAGACTGGCTGGGGGACATCCCCCAGTTGGTAGGACAGGTGGACAGGAGTTCCACAAAGGAGAAACCCATCCCCTTTATCTGCATGTCAAAGGCCTTGAAGATCATCTTCCTGGCTTTGAGAGTGTTGCCTGGTGTGTCCAACGCCATTCTGCCCACATAAGAGGTTCCCTCAAGGGGGGCCAGCATCTCGGCCATCTTCATGGGATACCCGTTCGCGGTGAGGCTGCGTCCATAGGGCGAGGTCGTCGTCTTTTGCCCCGGGAGTGTTGTGGGAGCCATCTGGCCCCCTGTCATGCCGTATACAGTGTTGTTGATGAAAATGACCGTAATATTCTCGCCACGGTTGGCACAATGAATGATCTCGGAAAGCCCGATGGAGGCCAGGTCCCCGTCGCCCTGGTAGGTAAAAATGATCAGGTCAGGGCGGGACCGCTTCATTCCTGTGGCTATGGCGGGGGCTCGGCCATGAGGAGCTTCCTGGATATCGCAATTAAAATAATCGTACATGAGTACAGCGCAGCCCACGGGGGCAACCCCTACAGTCCTCTCGGTGATCCCGTAATGATCGAGGGCTTCTGCCACCAGCCTGTGAGCGACTCCGTGGCTGCAGCCTGGGCAGTAATGCATCACGGCATCGTTGAGTGCTTGGGGCTTTGAAAAAACGGTTTTCATAGTATCTTCCTTTGTGAATCGTGAATTGTGAATCGTGAATCGTGAATCGTGAATCGTGAATCGTGAATCGTGAATCGTGAATCGTGAATCGTGAATCGTGAATCGTGAAAATAAGACTTCCTGCTTGTTTGTTGTCAATCGAAAAAATTGCTTATTATTGGCAAGTTACAGAGGCTTGCATCTCTGACCCTGGATTACCAATGACTGATCACCGCTATTATCCGGTTCACCTTTCACCGTTCACTGTCCACTATAATTTTTCTCTATCTCTCCCAACACCTCCAGCGGCGTCGGCATCCCTCCGCCGGGGCGCCCATAGAACTGGACACTGGTGTCTCCGATGACGCTGAGCCTGACATCCTCTACCATCTGACCAGTGTTCATTTCCACAACAAGAAAGTCCTTGATGCTCTCTGAAAGAGTCTTCAAACGCACCTTGGGGAAGGGATAAACGGTCTCCGGCCTGAAAAGGCCCACTTTCAGACCTTTTTCCCTGGCCATATTAACCGCTGTCCGCACGATGCGTGCCGAGGTGCCAAAAGCGGTCACGATGAGGTTAGCGTCGGCTGTCTTGAACTCCTCAAAC
This region includes:
- a CDS encoding DUF2784 domain-containing protein, whose amino-acid sequence is MKNILPDLVMIIHLLWVAFMILGLPLGLWLRSPTFRWIHFGGMMATALFAATGMYCPLTVWEETLRWKTDPGFTYERSFLAKHLSSTLYPQIQPWILRSASVFWGALTVVTMMVVKPVRKVKK
- a CDS encoding AMP-binding protein; this encodes MINKERDIEYQPHEEMLEFQIKRIRELMAEDWQKATGFVKRLAEAGVTPEDLKTADDIRKFPILKKSEMTGIQGADPPFGSLITVSPGQLRRIYSSPGPIYVPDGRLQSYYRWERAFAACGITEGDIVLNCFNYHLTPAGAMFEEAAGNMECAVIPAGIGNTEIQVKEAAHFKANVYVGLPSYLTVLIEKAAEVGVTMALEKAFVIAEKLPESLRTEFQNNHGIKVRQGYGTAEVGAIAYECEEGNGLHFDPSVLLEILDPETHDPVQSGETGEVIVTVINPVNTLFRFATGDLSSAVYDECPCGRKSPRLTGILGRVDQVIKVRGLFVHPGQLAGVIAEFTEVDRFRGVITRDRAMDDLTVEVQSSQNLPTDTLEAIGKRIKDVLKLGVGVVQVKTGTIPEDAAPLDDRRKWE
- a CDS encoding 2-oxoacid:acceptor oxidoreductase family protein; amino-acid sequence: MYFDVFISGFGGQGILLAGQLLAEAAMEKGLNVTFFPSYGVEMRGGTARCTVVISDEEIGSPIVDSPGCVIAMNQPSLLRFQDVVADGGLLIVNSSLAKMGDVTREGVHVHQVPMSELAIELGNSRLTNMVALGVYAQLSGAIKPEELGQALQSVIPVRNQKLIPLNEKAILQGAEYAARTD
- a CDS encoding thiamine pyrophosphate-dependent enzyme yields the protein MKTVFSKPQALNDAVMHYCPGCSHGVAHRLVAEALDHYGITERTVGVAPVGCAVLMYDYFNCDIQEAPHGRAPAIATGMKRSRPDLIIFTYQGDGDLASIGLSEIIHCANRGENITVIFINNTVYGMTGGQMAPTTLPGQKTTTSPYGRSLTANGYPMKMAEMLAPLEGTSYVGRMALDTPGNTLKARKMIFKAFDMQIKGMGFSFVELLSTCPTNWGMSPSQSIKRLQDELIPYFPLGVFKEKEVVD
- a CDS encoding four helix bundle protein; translation: MVKLAIDCRDLDVYQISMGAAMKVYELSKQLPYRERFPMTDQMTRSSRSVCADLSEAWRKRRYPKAFVAAINIAEGEASETRVWLEFAYRCGYLSKDNFDLLDDRFDYISRVLHRMSRSPDKWISYRI